From the Trypanosoma brucei brucei TREU927 chromosome 6, complete sequence genome, the window TTAATGTGCTATTGAGTATCCCACCTAGTACAATTGGGTGCCATGCAGCGTCAACTGCCCCCTTTCATCCATAACAGCTTCGCGGCTTGTACTGCAAAAGCCGCGCTCATCTACTAATTCTGTCAGCAGCCCAGCATTGTTGTAATAACCTGCGGAGATATGTGGGCCCTTCAGCTTCAAATTCCCCCGAGTGTTGGCCGCAAGAATCCTCGCATCGGCCGTTCCACGATCACCAACCACTTTTGCTTCCACATGCGGAACCATCTCCCACCGAGCGCGCTTTAAAGAACGCCACATGACCATGTATGCACTCTCCAGCGGCCCCcggaagacaaaaacatcTTCAAGACCAAGCTCCTTTGCTAATTTCTGCAAATACTCATCGCCCACAGTGGGCTCACTCGCGTCCTCAAAAAGTACCACCCACTTGAGGTGTTCATATTGATCTGCATCAAAGTTACCCGCGTGACGAAGCAGGAGGTCAAAGTCTGACTTCTTACCCAACATACCCACTACCTCCTCTACACAGAGTTTCTCTATGCCGTTGATAGCGTGGTCGTCTGTAAACATGTCACTGTGGATGTGCACAAGAACAGCTCCAGTCGTAAGTGCGGCATACGGTGCAACAATGGCGCCTACAGGGTCCACGTGGTGGTTAGGCATTACACCAAAGCGCGACTCCGCCTTCAGGCCCATGAGATTACCAAACAGGAACCCAGCATTAATGCAGTTACGGTGAGAATAGGTGATGTGCAACTTGTCCTCTAGTGCCGGGTGCGGGTCCTCCAGGGCGAGGATGGGGTCATCGGGATGCAGGAGGGCAGAGAGACGACGCAACCGCTGCTCATAGTAAGAAAAGGGGCCCCACACGAGCATCTTACGCATTGGCGTCACTCCCAGTAAGTTCATGTTGTGATCTGTTATGACCACCTTCTTAAGGAAGAAGAACTCCTGAGAGTGCACCCACTGAAACCGTTGCCCTGGATACGATAGTCCTAGCTCAGGTATGACATTGTAAATCATATCCCAGAAGTGCATGTTACGCTCCACCAGCACACCCTGCTTAACCTCCGGTACGACGATCCATTCACGAGCGATGAGGTGGTGTGGTTGAAATTCATTAAGATAAAACCGAAGTTTGTCAGCGCTTATATTGTGATGGGGCACAACAGCAAGAAGAGCCCCAATCTTGGCGCATGCCAATTGAAGCACAAACGTCTCGCAGTTGCACGGTTGTATCGCCAGCACCCTCTGTCCAGGGCGCAAGCCTGTTTGAAGAAGACCATGCGCCAGCGCTTCACTATTCTTTCGTATGTCAGCAAATGCCCACCGTACTGCCTGGTGCTCAATACGCAAGAAATCCTTGTAGTACATCTTGCGTGACTGAATGTTGACGTAATAACCAACCAGCTGATCGAGGACTGGCGTATCTACGGACCCGCTCGCCACTGAGTAatcctttccttcattacTGCTTTTGGGAATCACTGGAGCAGACACAGCTGCAGGAGACGACGACAACAGAGCCGTAGAGTTCATGAATGGCCTCACAACATTTTTCCGAAAAGCGACACACCCGGCGAGGCGACGGAGCATTTATGCAAGTTGCTTCCTAAGGCACAGGTAACGAATCCCTTTTGCTGCAACACGCACTACTACAAAGCAAATGGGGCCTCTTCTTCTCCGCTTTCAAACGTCAACACTCCGCTggagagggagaaggaaagcaggGTTGGTTAAACGGGAAGGGGGAGAGTTGAAATATATGATGGGGCGAACAGTGGAATCCAGTACCACCAGTGTTAGGCATAAAACAGAAGTTATGTATGTGCTTGTGGGAAAATACAACACTAATGTGTTCAGGGTGAAGGAAGGCAAAGGAAAGATAAATCGAATACGAAAAGCTTTTCATTCTGCAAAGCTGAGCGCGGATCTTTCACCCTTGAGAAGGTCTCACTTTTCGCCAGTACGAATGAGATTAATCAGCGACTGCATGTTACTTGCCTTTACGCATTCACGGCACTCGGCTACAAGTTGTGTTCTCGCCCTGCCGATACGTAGCTTACCCGCCTTCGCGATAAACCCATTGAGACGCTTCAAAGCGCTTTTCAATTCTTTAAAATTGTTGGACAGCTTCAAGTTTTCATCAATAAGTTCCTTGTCAAGTTCATACAGTTGGGAGTAGTGGCGACGCATGCTTACAATGTCCGATATCAGCCTCGAATCTTCAGCCCTCACAAGCAACGGTTTTATGTTTGTTGCAGCTTCCGCTATGTCATCACTCAGTTTCTGCCGCACCTTATCAAGATCTATAACACGTTCAACCGTCTCCTGCAGTTGCTGGAAGTCCTCCGGAAAATCACAACGGGACGTTGCCTCAGTAACACATGTCGTAGCAAAACTTTCGACAAGGATGCTGCATATATCCATGGAGTTACCACATATCTGCAACTCACATCTACTGAGAATTCCCCGAATCACCAATCCGGAGCGGTCCTGCAGATCCACAAAAGGAACAGAAAAATCGCTCGCAGTATCCGGAACACGATCCAACGGTACGTCAAACGTTTTTTGAAGCCACAGCGACACGCTACCGAAGTCAAAATCCTTTGATAGCTGCAAAGTAACGCTTCCTGTGGGTTCTGAGAAGGATCCCCTACACCACTCATTTGGCCACAACCTGCACATGACAAACTTCGGGACTACAACATCGACTTCATGTACTTGGTAATTAACTGCGTTGGTAGAACCAACCATAACGGATGCCTTAAGTGTCACTTCCGGGCCCCGTGGAACATCAAGTCCGCAAACGAGTGTAGGCAGTGGATCCTGTGACATAAAGAGAATGTGCCCCTTTTCCGGAAACATAGCCTCACTACTGAGGATACAAGCGTAAATTATGGTATCTTGTTGACCGTTGATTACACTGAAAACCACATCAAGCTTCCCGGTTTGCGAGTTTGGCTGTAATTTGCAATCCACACCGGTTCCAACCTTCGGTAAAGTCACATCCGTCCTACCACTCTTCTGCCTCACTAGCTGCTCCTTCACATTTGCTAACTCCTTCTCGAGCGCTTGCTTCTCCCTCATCAACATATCAAGCTTAAGCGCCCCTTCCCGCTGCGCAACCATCGCTTCGTGCCTTCCCATCGTACCAGTCAGTTGTAAGCCACACACCGTTCCATCAACCGTACATATGATCGGCAACGGTTGCCCGTTCTGGCGGTAGTCGTCTACCAGAACAGAACTTATTGGTGCGTCAAATGTTTCCTTACAAAGAACAGTCCCCTCGTTTCCGTCTCCGCTGCGCACCTCTACCCTTCCATTGTTCCAACCGATGATGAGCTCCGGCACGCCATCCATATCCACAtcacaaaaagcagcagataCCGGTCGCTGATTATCCTTCAATCGGTATAAACGCTCACATCTGTCGTATATGCCAACGGTACCACTATTTGAAAGATACGCAAACCGGCCCGGTACACCACTGTACACCAAACTGTGCACACGGTCTGCAAGACCAACACTTGTGATCGGCTCCTCACCGTCAAACACGCGTAGTTCAAAATCCTCTGATGCCGCAACTAACGCCGGTGAGCCATTCAGCGTTGATGTTGAAGCGCACACGCCCGCGTCTGGCCAGGGCATAAGCATTAACGCGGTCACTCTGTCACCCGTTATGGTGGAAAACACCTCCTCTCCACTTGAGTTGAAGCCGCTGATTGCGCAGTCCCCACCCACAATTGCCAGTGGAGCGGGTCCGCTCTTTGCTGTTGGGCCCACAACACCACCCACTACCGCACTCACGCCATCTTCCACctgtttataataatattcgcAGTTGCGCTCTACGTCATATGCTAACAAAGAGTTCGCTTCACCAAGAAACAGTGCATCAACGCCTTCATTCTCATATCTCCCACCTATTGGTCCAGTTGCCAATGCAGTTAGTGCCTTACCAAAGTTAAAAGTCCGAAGCGGAGCTACCGAAGCATCCTCACGGTGAGCCGCTAGGGGGTTGCTTGTGTCATGCGTATGAACAATAACCTGACGGGTATTCGTCGCACACACAAGTGATGGTGTTTTCCCGTCGAAGCGCCCAATCGCAGCCAAACCTTCATTGAGTGATGCGTTGAGGCTTAACTGAAAGGCAGTCCGCATGGAGTAGCAGTTTGTCTGAAGACTCATGATGATGAGCCGCGGTTATGGCTACCAATCAACTAATCAATGGaatgaatgaagaaaaaattaatatatGTTCACGCTACCAGTATTTAAGTACCTGTGTTAAGTGGTTGTATACCTATTTCACAATAATGCAACCTCACCTCAAATGTTTGAAAGAACCGGTGactaaagggggaaaaaaagaaactaaccTAAGCGCGccacctttcttctttaacttctctttttcttcacctccCTCACTGAAGTGGAAGTGGCTCTGTTttgtaacaaaaataatacgcaaaacacaacacactaATAAGAAGATGACACACACATCACcgcgaataaataaatagaggttttttttttcggaaggaggaaaaaagaaaaataaaaaaaacaaggaaaagaggagctAGAGGAATGAGGTCATAAGCAGAAAAGGAATAAGAGAAACCAAAGTCAGTGCATATCAATGGTTACCCACTGAAAGCAcgaccgcaaaaaaaaaaaaaaaagatgcacTCACGGAGATTTtgtaagaaaataaaaataaataatataaaacacCCCTCAAACTTACACACATTTATATACtggcacaaacaaacacgcacTTCTCATCTACAACCTCGCCTCTCCaaattcttctttctttaccttttttctcctgtcGTCTTAGTCCACCTAACaataattgttattataattataattttattaattttttaaatcacTTCATCCAATGACGACAATACCAATACCAATACCAATATCAATACCAATACCAATAACAACCACAACTACAACTACAACAGccaaaacaataataatcaaaaaacaaaacaaaacagaaactcATTTCCTTATCTTTACTCATATTATCACTTCgtcatacacacacacaaaaaaaaaaaacgctctCGTTACTCTTACACCCACAAATAAATACTAATGAATATAAAccttaaatatatttaaatgaAACCACAAACATTATACCTACCTCTTAACTTGCTTCCCTAGACAagttaagaaagaaaaagaaaagaaaaaaaacaaaagaaaagaaaagaatcaaaTGAAAACATTAAGAAAAATGATTCCGCGCatgacaacaataataataataataacactaTCGCTATTTCTCATCtcgttattttcttccccttccaattcctcttttctttcttcattatttttttcttatgctttcgctttcctttttttttctctctttctttttctttctctttaccTTTTGCTCTGCTCGCCCATGCTGGGCATCCTCTAACAAcaatttttattattattattttatttatatgaaaTCAACCGAATAATAAAGTAATACAGCCGGTTATAAGCGGTAAGGTGGTAACGACGAAACCACATACTTGTTgttgtaataataataataattattatttttttctcttcattcgTTACTCATTTAAGGAAGTAAGGAAAAGTgcaatggtaataataataacaattattactattattattattattaccatcattACGAATGGGATCTCTTCCCTTGAAACCCCGCAGTggaactgttttttttcttttttttaaaaaaaaggtgtatGAAAACAAACATTTGATAAGTATTAAAAATTAATCAAATGAAGTTAAACAAATGAACTGAGTGATCGATTcgtgaggaaacaaaaagaaaaaaaagaaagaaaagataaagagataaaaagaaaaaaggaggctaaacaaacaaacaaacaaagacgGAAGCGAAAGCGGACACGTCCCTTCCACAcattttcctcatttctttctttttttttgttgttgttgttctttacatatatatttatatatttatatatatattcgttaCTGTTGTTGAGATTTCACCGTGTCAccaactcctttttttttccatatcACAACCGTCGTAAATCGTAACAGCGGTAATCATCACGACGCAAAGGCACTGaaagataaaacaacaagaaaaaaaaggaaaaatacaaataaaatacaaatacaacgTTTCTCCCTATCGTGTcactcattcattcatttattcatttacttaattacttattttttgttgctgttgtcgcGTTTCTACACTTCACTTCTGatgcttaaaaaaaaaaaaaagagataaaacaaaataagtaaaaaaaacaaaaaaagaaaaaagaaattaagcACTCCATTGGGTCCACCCGCCTCTTGTTTCATCCATTTCTTGTGTTGTTGCATtgaggtgttttttttgtttattattttattttattttctcccttcttcggtattttttttttcaaaatttatATTCGCTTCGTTACAAAAAACCGGCAGCGGCAATAACGgcgagaagtgaaaaaacaaaaacaaaaacacaaaagaaagtcCAACACGCCTCcttttcaaaagaaaaagaaagagaaagaaaaggatccACCACACTACAACAAATCCAATTCAATTTcctacaaaaataaaaaatttaaaaaaacaatttcattttcttcggtgttattattattattattgccactgctattgcttttttttcctttctttttgtcttttccctATATTTATCCCCtttacacacaaacaaaaacaaaaacaaaacaattcACACGAACTCTCGCTTatatttctcctcctctttttttctctctcgttccctttcctttacaaaataaaaaatttagaaaaaaaacaaaaaaattgcgcACTTTTTTTCCGTCAGACAAAattgtttatttgcttttaGTCACTTATTTCCATGAGTGGGTGCGCATCTACaataaaatcaaaaaaaaaggagaagtttTATATAAAACGGCTCCCGTAAAAtacaaaagagggagagagaaagatatttaaaataaataaaaaaaaagaagaaacgagaGGACCgccataataataataataacaggaataaaaataatagggAGTAataatggggaaaagaatatcatatcaaaggagaaggaggaataagggaaaaaaaaaggaaaaacgggggggggaaaaaaaagggaaactaaacaaaaaaaaacgacaacaacaaaacaacagcggCATTGAGTACACTGCACGAGaggaatttttttaaaaaaaattaaaacttGTAAGTAATGACAGGGGAAACTAAAAAACGGGGATCATCACTTAAGTGactaaaaggaagaaagagatagaaaaacaaaaaaaaaggggaaaatgaagggaagggaaatcaCATAATAAAGGAATATTTAAGAGGGttagggaaggaaggaagggggaaaaaaaaaaacagaaacggaAACGGAATACTTTGAggctaacaaaaaaaaaagagacaacggaataaaataaataaaaacgcCACAGAGAGgacgaacgaaaaaaaaattgttttttttttttgattccaCAGAAGGAGAgttagtaaaaaaaaagaaggaaaagtaagGGAGGGCGCGCACCGAAGtcgaacacacaaaaacacacaaataagcacgaaaataaaagaaaattagaaaaagaaaaagaaagaaaaaagaaacataacGGAATTGAGAAAGTGTTGCCGAAAAGAGTAAAGTGAAACAACCAACACGACAAAAAGAGGCATAAGAAATATCGAACAACCGATATTAAAATAATCTCACAGATATGAAAGCgacggttgttgttgttgctgttgtttctcttttttttcttttgcgcgTGTGTTGGTGTACtgattcattcattcattcgctCACATCCGTCCAGaggaatataaaaacaaaaaaccaaagaacaaaagggaaTACGGCAGTTTTaaatatacgaatatttacaaatatatgcaaaaaagaaaaaaatgagtatTAACTCGTAAATATAACTGCTGTGTTAGGTATAATAAACATAATttaaacatataaatatataaatgcgTGTGCATTTGCATTTGTACACACGGATACGCCCAAACGCGacttctcaaaaaaaaaaaaaacagcagtgatagaaaacaaaaacaaaaataagcgCTCCCGTGCGATGT encodes:
- a CDS encoding FG-GAP repeat protein, putative, encoding MRTAFQLSLNASLNEGLAAIGRFDGKTPSLVCATNTRQVIVHTHDTSNPLAAHREDASVAPLRTFNFGKALTALATGPIGGRYENEGVDALFLGEANSLLAYDVERNCEYYYKQVEDGVSAVVGGVVGPTAKSGPAPLAIVGGDCAISGFNSSGEEVFSTITGDRVTALMLMPWPDAGVCASTSTLNGSPALVAASEDFELRVFDGEEPITSVGLADRVHSLVYSGVPGRFAYLSNSGTVGIYDRCERLYRLKDNQRPVSAAFCDVDMDGVPELIIGWNNGRVEVRSGDGNEGTVLCKETFDAPISSVLVDDYRQNGQPLPIICTVDGTVCGLQLTGTMGRHEAMVAQREGALKLDMLMREKQALEKELANVKEQLVRQKSGRTDVTLPKVGTGVDCKLQPNSQTGKLDVVFSVINGQQDTIIYACILSSEAMFPEKGHILFMSQDPLPTLVCGLDVPRGPEVTLKASVMVGSTNAVNYQVHEVDVVVPKFVMCRLWPNEWCRGSFSEPTGSVTLQLSKDFDFGSVSLWLQKTFDVPLDRVPDTASDFSVPFVDLQDRSGLVIRGILSRCELQICGNSMDICSILVESFATTCVTEATSRCDFPEDFQQLQETVERVIDLDKVRQKLSDDIAEAATNIKPLLVRAEDSRLISDIVSMRRHYSQLYELDKELIDENLKLSNNFKELKSALKRLNGFIAKAGKLRIGRARTQLVAECRECVKASNMQSLINLIRTGEK